In the Streptomyces sp. SJL17-4 genome, CGCCTTGACCAGGCCCTTCTCCAGGAGCAGGGCCGCCGTGACGATCTTCATCGTGGAACCGGGCATCTTCTGGCCCTCGAACGCCGCGTTGAAGCCGCCCGCCGGGCTGTTGGCGACCGCCCGTACGGCACCCGTCGTCGGCTGGATCGCGACCACCGAAGCCGAGCCGTACGCCTTCACCGCCTTCTCGGCGGCCGCCTGCACGCCCGCGTCGATCGTGGTCTTCAGCGTCCCCGGCTTCCCCTTCGACAGGACGAGGAGGGTGGTGTCGGCGACCGCCTCGCTGCCCGAGTCGATCCAGGTCTCGACGCCGGTGGAGCCGCCGACCTCGGAGCCGTACCGCTTGCGCAGCTCGTCGAGGACCGGCGCGAGGGAGGGGTACTTCTCCGCCGTCAGCTCCTTGCCGTTCCGGTCGACGGCCTTTACGGAGGCCGTCTTCGCGACGCCCGTGCGCAGGGTGGCTTCGGCGGTGCGCAGCTTCGGGTGAAGCACGGACGGCGCCCACTTCACCAGCGGCCGACCGGTGGTCTGCCCCCGGACGACGGTGAGTTCGGAGGCGTACGACCAGGGCTTCGACACGCCCTCGTACGTGATCGTGGCCTTCACGGTGAAGGGGACCGTCGCCCCGACGGGCGTCCCCGGTGTGATCTCGGCCTTCGAGACGCTCGCGCCCTCCCGGTAGGCCGCCACGGCCGGGCCGGCCGTCACCGGGTCGTTCGTCAGCTGCCCGGCCTTCTCCGGCTCCCCGGCGGCCCAGGCGGCCAGGAAGTCCCGAGCGGTGGTGGTGATCTCGTCGCCCGTGACGGGCCCGGTTCTCGGCGCGGCGGCGGTTCTGGACTCCGGCGACTTCTCGCCGCCCATCACGCC is a window encoding:
- a CDS encoding penicillin-binding transpeptidase domain-containing protein, which encodes MRSGAKVAIVGSVFVVVAGGVGYGGYNLWNGVMGGEKSPESRTAAAPRTGPVTGDEITTTARDFLAAWAAGEPEKAGQLTNDPVTAGPAVAAYREGASVSKAEITPGTPVGATVPFTVKATITYEGVSKPWSYASELTVVRGQTTGRPLVKWAPSVLHPKLRTAEATLRTGVAKTASVKAVDRNGKELTAEKYPSLAPVLDELRKRYGSEVGGSTGVETWIDSGSEAVADTTLLVLSKGKPGTLKTTIDAGVQAAAEKAVKAYGSASVVAIQPTTGAVRAVANSPAGGFNAAFEGQKMPGSTMKIVTAALLLEKGLVKADQAAECPQSAMYYGRTIRNLKDFSLNGATFGESFARSCNTAFIKKIDDVEKTEGDDFGLAREAKEVFGIGLEWKTGIRSVDGSVPEATGAGAAEQYIGQGTIQMNPLNIASITATAKDGRFRQPYLVAADLDDRPFAQAERQLPASAARQLRDMMRTTATASYGTAVGPMASVRGDKGAKTGSAEVDGQKTSDSWFTAFADDLAAAALVEEAGHGSDAAGPIVAQVLNAD